From the genome of Phycodurus eques isolate BA_2022a chromosome 22, UOR_Pequ_1.1, whole genome shotgun sequence, one region includes:
- the pkp2 gene encoding plakophilin-2 isoform X1, with protein MEELFFKSALDYHRQDTDTTLALPAEPSARSSARLPSSDRSLRVQQQVQLTLARKSKRSVSNGSVHLQRSAAKIFDAADGLRPHTAVNGFGCSLSNTERVRRPSRRVEVSPAGTPETAQRHFVFNGRHFGPSTLLARSVSHRNCSPLGRSLGSQKRYALSEAPRWVRTNPSMPADGSFRFWSDASFRQRGHESGWNESGWNESAFHQSEGMAAAPRLRDVTWMSKSHRLLRLNTYPPSGNSLEADMGGRAGAELHQIQANNVSTPRSEKSPEMTLERAVNLLSQDNEYTLINAAALIQSQCFKSADARKTVYFMRGIKKLLQLLHNDEDEVQRVAAAALRNVVYQSSDNKMEVKDHAGLATILGVLKNSHDTETRRQLAGLLWNLSSHDLLKENLSREALAVLTQSVLVPSSGVSEGENPKDELLADDEVFYNATGCLRNLSSSGPDGRKAMRECENLIDSLVYYIRRTVSDYKADDKSTENCVCILHNLSYQIESELPDKYAANLLLSQEHVTPKPKAVGCFAQRSAKTKEQEQDHCRLLEEKANPRGIEWLWSSITIRMYLSLIARSLRHHTQEAAIGALQNITAGNGAVTESIAYTIVHRENGLQHVRKMLQEGERDVKRTAVSLIKNLSRFFKLHPDIVRQVLPEVVELLPNNDTGRDLPSDVTASLCHILFNLSQSDVQNVRAMLSQDALPKICNISKKDNGYGPSRAGVAACLLLHAMWKHSDLHGTYKKRHLLGQARQLPKRLLRVSKVC; from the exons ATGGAGGAGTTGTTCTTCAAGTCGGCGCTGGACTACCACCGGCAGGACACCGACACCACGCTGGCCTTGCCGGCCGAGCCCAGCGCTCGGTCGTCGGCGAGACTTCCGTCCAGTGACCGCAGCCTGCGGGTCCAGCAGCAGGTTCAGCTCACGTTGGCACGGAAGTCCAAAAGGAGCGTGTCCAACG GCAGTGTCCACTTACAGAGAAGCGCCGCCAAGATTTTCGACGCTGCGGACGGACTGAGGCCTCACACCGCG GTAAATGGCTTTGGTTGCTCTCTGTCAAACACCGAGCGTGTGCGGAGGCCGTCCAGGAGGGTGGAGGTCTCACCCGCAGGGACGCCCGAGACGGCTCAGCGCCATTTTGTCTTCAACGGCCGCCATTTCGGTCCATCCACCCTGCTCGCTCGCAGTGTGTCCCACAGGAACTGCTCCCCGCTCGGCCGCTCGCTGGGCTCGCAGAAGCGCTACGCCCTCTCCGAGGCCCCGCGTTGGGTGCGGACGAACCCCTCCATGCCCGCCGACGGGAGCTTCCGCTTTTGGTCGGACGCTTCGTTTCGCCAGCGCGGGCACGAGTCCGGGTGGAATGAGTCAGGCTGGAATGAGTCGGCTTTCCACCAGAGCGAAGGGATGGCCGCCGCCCCCCGGTTACGCGACGTAACCTGGATGTCAAAAAGTCACAGGCTTCTCAGACTGAACACGTACCCGCCATCGGGCAACAGTTTGGAGGCGGACATGGGGGGGCGAGCGGGGGCTGAGCTTCATCAGATCCAAGCCAACAATGTCTCAACTCC GAGGTCCGAGAAATCTCCGGAAATGACGCTGGAGAGGGCCGTCAACCTGCTGTCTCAGGACAACGAGTACACGCTGATCAACGCCGCCGCGCTCATCCAATCTCAGTGTTTCAAGAGCGCCGACGCAAGGAAGACG GTTTATTTCATGCGCGGCATCAAAAAGCTGCTGCAGCTGCTCCACAACGACGAGGACGAGGTGCAGCGCGTCGCTGCCGCCGCCCTGCGCAACGTGGTGTACCAGAGCAGCGACAACAAAATGGAGGTGAAGGACCACGCCGGCCTGGCCACTATTTTGGGCGTGCTGAAGAACAGTCACGATACAGAGACCAGAAGACAGCTTGCCG GCCTCCTGTGGAACCTGTCTTCTCATGACCTCCTGAAGGAAAACCTCTCCAGAGAGGCCCTGGCAGTCCTCACGCAGTCCGTACTGGTGCCGAGCTCGGGCGTTTCCGAAGGGGAGAATCCCAAAGATGAATTGCTCGCCGACGATGAGGTTTTCTACAATGCTACTGGCTGCCTCAG AAACCTGAGCTCATCTGGTCCAGATGGAAGGAAAGCCATGCGGGAGTGCGAGAACCTCATCGACTCTCTGGTCTACTACATTCGACGGACCGTGTCCGACTACAAGGCTGACGACAAG TCCACAGAGAACTGTGTGTGCATCCTGCACAACCTGTCCTATCAGATCGAGTCGGAGCTGCCCGATAAGTACGCCGCAAATCTCCTGCTATCGCAAGAACACGTGACGCCCAAGCCAAAGGCGGTCGGATGTTTCGCTCAGCGCAGCGCCAAGACCAAAGag CAAGAGCAGGATCACTGCAGGCTGCTTGAGGAGAAGGCCAACCCCCGCGGCATCGAGTGGCTGTGGAGCTCCATCACCATCCGTATGTACCTGTCGCTCATCGCCCGCAGCTTGCGACACCACACGCAGGAGGCGGCCATTGGAGCTCTCCAGAACATCACGGCAGGGAACGGAGCG GTGACGGAATCCATCGCCTACACCATCGTCCACAGGGAAAATGGCCTCCAGCACGTGAGGAAAATGTTGCAGGAGGGCGAGCGCGACGTAAAGAGGACGGCCGTGTCACTCATCAAAAACCTCTCTCGGTTCTTCAAGCTGCACCCCGATATTG TTAGGCAGGTGCTGCCAGAGGTAGTGGAGCTTCTGCCCAATAACGACACGGGGAGAGACCTTCCCTCGGACGTGACGGCGTCTCTGTGTCACATCCTCTTCAACCTGAGCCAAAGTGATGTGCAGAACGTCCGAGCCATGTTGAGCCAGGACGCCCTCCCTAAGATCTGCAACATCAGCAAGAAGGACAACGG TTACGGCCCAAGTAGAGCAGGTGTAGCAGCATGTCTCCTTCTGCACGCCATGTGGAAGCACAGCGATCTCCATGGGACATACAAGAAG CGCCATCTCCTGGGTCAAGCGAGGCAACTCCCAAAGCGCCTATTGAGGGTATCCAAGGTATGCTGA
- the rassf8b gene encoding ras association domain-containing protein 8b isoform X1, translated as MVWRNEGVWMKAMELKVWVDGVQRIVCGVTEFTTCQEVVIALAQAIGRTGRYTLIEKWRETERHLAPHENPVVSLNKWGQYASDVQLILQRTGPSVSERDPSDGLARGSDRAFYRQSLPPLAKLRPSVADRSLKRREPKRKSLTFSGGARGLREIFGKSRDTEAAKLAQQRGVSLNLSRVVGGGSGGSSASGSPARELGRLVQLQRDKLQVLESRLLGCEAELREWEEAGEEGCLEEELLVLEQQARRNDAEMDEEEFWQNELHIEQESERQLRQQLAELQARVRDCEAKLSEYLARIQSMESGLEQERLLQDDQLYHMINEEEVEAQLEKVTTELGMQSHHTDRLESSCRALERSLGQSGKRLQEKEQELEQLTKELRQVNLQQFIQQTGTKVTVLPAQQPAGDDDDDDDDDNNNDEDCASLRRLLPSDLRSLQSTTSSGLNPEGIYV; from the exons ATGGTGTGGAGGAATGAGGGCGTCTGGATGAAGGCCATGGAGCTGAAAGTGTGGGTGGACGGCGTGCAGCGCATCGTGTGTGGCGTTACCGAGTTCACCACTTGTCAGGAAGTGGTCATCGCGCTTGCTCAAGCCATCG GCCGCACAGGCAGGTACACCTTGATTGAGAAATGGAGGGAGACGGAGCGCCACCTGGCCCCCCACGAGAACCCCGTGGTGTCGCTCAACAAGTGGGGCCAGTACGCCAGCGACGTGCAGCTCATCCTCCAGCGGACCGGCCCGTCCGTCAGCGAACGAGACCCCTCGGATGGGCTGGCCCGCGGGTCCGACCGCGCCTTCTACCGCCAGAGCCTGCCCCCGCTGGCCAAGCTGCGCCCGTCGGTGGCTGACCGTTCGCTCAAGCGCAGGGAGCCCAAACGCAAGTCTCTGACCTTCAGCGGAGGAGCGAGAGGTCTGCGGGAGATATTCGGAAAAAGCCGAGATACGGAAG CAGCCAAGCTCGCCCAGCAGCGCGGCGTGAGCTTGAACCTGAGCCGGGTCGTCGGGGGCGGCAGCGGGGGGTCCTCGGCTTCGGGGAGTCCGGCCCGAGAGCTGGGCCGACTGGTGCAGCTGCAGAGAGACAAACTGCAAGTCCTGGAAAGCCGCCTGCTGGGCTGCGAGGCCGAACTGCGGGAATGGGAGGAGGCCGGCGAG GAAGGATGCCTAGAAGAGGAGCTGCTGGTGTTGGAACAGCAGGCGAGGAGGAACGATGCCGAGATGGACGAGGAGGAGTTCTGGCAGAACGAGCTGCACATCGAGCAGGAGAGCGAGCGGCAACTCCGGCAACAGCTGGCTGAGCTGCAGGCCCGCGTACGCGACTGCGAGGCCAAGCTTTCGGAATACTTAGCACGCATTCAG AGCATGGAAAGTGGCCTGGAGCAAGAACGTCTGCTGCAGGACGACCAGCTGTATCACATGATCAATGAGGAGGAG gtggaggcccagctggAGAAGGTGACAACCGAGCTGGGCATGCAGAGCCACCACACGGATCGCCTGGAGAGCAGTTGCAGGGCATTGGAACGCTCGCTCGGCCAGTCCGGCAAGAGACTACAG GAGAAGGAGCAGGAGCTGGAGCAGCTGACCAAAGAGCTTCGCCAGGTCAACCTGCAGCAGTTCATTCAGCAGACGGGCACCAAGGTGACCGTGCTGCCAGCTCAGCAACCTgcgggggacgacgacgacgacgatgacgacgacaacaacaatg ACGAGGATTGCGCCTCTCTGAGACGCCTCCTGCCCAGCGACCTGCGCTCCCTGCAGAGCACCACATCCTCCGGACTCAACCCAGAAGGCATCTACGTTTGA
- the nudt4b gene encoding LOW QUALITY PROTEIN: diphosphoinositol polyphosphate phosphohydrolase NUDT4B (The sequence of the model RefSeq protein was modified relative to this genomic sequence to represent the inferred CDS: deleted 1 base in 1 codon), with protein MKLKPNQTRTYDGDGFKKRAACLCFKNEREEEVLLVSSSRHPDQWIVPGGGMEPEEEPCGAAVREVFEEAGVKGKLGRLLGVFEQNQDRKHRTYVYVLTVTETLEAWEDSVNIGRKREWFTVDEAIKVLQSHKPVHAEYLRRLQQLQLSCSPTNGNSILASPPANDNYPHYSATATTPSTGSTLASSRR; from the exons ATGAAGCTGAAACCCAACCAGACCAGGACGTACGACGGCGACGGTTTTAAGAAGCGAGCGGCGTGCCTGTGCTTCAAGAACGAGCGCGAAGAGGAG GTGTTGTTGGTCAGCAGCAGTCGGCATCCGGACCAGTGGATCGTCCCCGGAGGAGGGATGGAGCCCGAGGAGGAGCCTTGTGGAGCGGCGGTGCGGGAAGTCTTTGaggag gCTGGTGTCAAGGGCAAGCTAGGACGTCTGCTTGGCGTGTTTGAG CAAAACCAAGATCGGAAGCACCGGACCTACGTGTACGTGCTGACCGTCACCGAGACATTGGAAGCCTGGGAAGACTCGGTCAACATAG GCCGCAAGCGCGAGTGGTTCACGGTGGACGAGGCCATCAAAGTGCTGCAGAGCCACAAGCCCGTGCACGCCGAGTACCTGCGGAGGCTT CAGCAGCTCCAGCTCAGCTGCTCGCCCACCAACGGCAACTCCATCCTAGCCAGCCCGCCGGCCAACGACAACTACCCGCACTACAGCGCCACGGCCACCACGCCTTCCACGGGCAGTACGCTGGCCTCCTCCCGCAGATAG
- the pkp2 gene encoding plakophilin-2 isoform X3, with translation MEELFFKSALDYHRQDTDTTLALPAEPSARSSARLPSSDRSLRVQQQVQLTLARKSKRSVSNGSVHLQRSAAKIFDAADGLRPHTAVNGFGCSLSNTERVRRPSRRVEVSPAGTPETAQRHFVFNGRHFGPSTLLARSVSHRNCSPLGRSLGSQKRYALSEAPRWVRTNPSMPADGSFRFWSDASFRQRGHESGWNESGWNESAFHQSEGMAAAPRLRDVTWMSKSHRLLRLNTYPPSGNSLEADMGGRAGAELHQIQANNVSTPRSEKSPEMTLERAVNLLSQDNEYTLINAAALIQSQCFKSADARKTVYFMRGIKKLLQLLHNDEDEVQRVAAAALRNVVYQSSDNKMEVKDHAGLATILGVLKNSHDTETRRQLAGLLWNLSSHDLLKENLSREALAVLTQSVLVPSSGVSEGENPKDELLADDEVFYNATGCLRNLSSSGPDGRKAMRECENLIDSLVYYIRRTVSDYKADDKSTENCVCILHNLSYQIESELPDKYAANLLLSQEHVTPKPKAVGCFAQRSAKTKEQEQDHCRLLEEKANPRGIEWLWSSITIRMYLSLIARSLRHHTQEAAIGALQNITAGNGAVTESIAYTIVHRENGLQHVRKMLQEGERDVKRTAVSLIKNLSRFFKLHPDIVRQVLPEVVELLPNNDTGRDLPSDVTASLCHILFNLSQSDVQNVRAMLSQDALPKICNISKKDNGAGVAACLLLHAMWKHSDLHGTYKKRHLLGQARQLPKRLLRVSKVC, from the exons ATGGAGGAGTTGTTCTTCAAGTCGGCGCTGGACTACCACCGGCAGGACACCGACACCACGCTGGCCTTGCCGGCCGAGCCCAGCGCTCGGTCGTCGGCGAGACTTCCGTCCAGTGACCGCAGCCTGCGGGTCCAGCAGCAGGTTCAGCTCACGTTGGCACGGAAGTCCAAAAGGAGCGTGTCCAACG GCAGTGTCCACTTACAGAGAAGCGCCGCCAAGATTTTCGACGCTGCGGACGGACTGAGGCCTCACACCGCG GTAAATGGCTTTGGTTGCTCTCTGTCAAACACCGAGCGTGTGCGGAGGCCGTCCAGGAGGGTGGAGGTCTCACCCGCAGGGACGCCCGAGACGGCTCAGCGCCATTTTGTCTTCAACGGCCGCCATTTCGGTCCATCCACCCTGCTCGCTCGCAGTGTGTCCCACAGGAACTGCTCCCCGCTCGGCCGCTCGCTGGGCTCGCAGAAGCGCTACGCCCTCTCCGAGGCCCCGCGTTGGGTGCGGACGAACCCCTCCATGCCCGCCGACGGGAGCTTCCGCTTTTGGTCGGACGCTTCGTTTCGCCAGCGCGGGCACGAGTCCGGGTGGAATGAGTCAGGCTGGAATGAGTCGGCTTTCCACCAGAGCGAAGGGATGGCCGCCGCCCCCCGGTTACGCGACGTAACCTGGATGTCAAAAAGTCACAGGCTTCTCAGACTGAACACGTACCCGCCATCGGGCAACAGTTTGGAGGCGGACATGGGGGGGCGAGCGGGGGCTGAGCTTCATCAGATCCAAGCCAACAATGTCTCAACTCC GAGGTCCGAGAAATCTCCGGAAATGACGCTGGAGAGGGCCGTCAACCTGCTGTCTCAGGACAACGAGTACACGCTGATCAACGCCGCCGCGCTCATCCAATCTCAGTGTTTCAAGAGCGCCGACGCAAGGAAGACG GTTTATTTCATGCGCGGCATCAAAAAGCTGCTGCAGCTGCTCCACAACGACGAGGACGAGGTGCAGCGCGTCGCTGCCGCCGCCCTGCGCAACGTGGTGTACCAGAGCAGCGACAACAAAATGGAGGTGAAGGACCACGCCGGCCTGGCCACTATTTTGGGCGTGCTGAAGAACAGTCACGATACAGAGACCAGAAGACAGCTTGCCG GCCTCCTGTGGAACCTGTCTTCTCATGACCTCCTGAAGGAAAACCTCTCCAGAGAGGCCCTGGCAGTCCTCACGCAGTCCGTACTGGTGCCGAGCTCGGGCGTTTCCGAAGGGGAGAATCCCAAAGATGAATTGCTCGCCGACGATGAGGTTTTCTACAATGCTACTGGCTGCCTCAG AAACCTGAGCTCATCTGGTCCAGATGGAAGGAAAGCCATGCGGGAGTGCGAGAACCTCATCGACTCTCTGGTCTACTACATTCGACGGACCGTGTCCGACTACAAGGCTGACGACAAG TCCACAGAGAACTGTGTGTGCATCCTGCACAACCTGTCCTATCAGATCGAGTCGGAGCTGCCCGATAAGTACGCCGCAAATCTCCTGCTATCGCAAGAACACGTGACGCCCAAGCCAAAGGCGGTCGGATGTTTCGCTCAGCGCAGCGCCAAGACCAAAGag CAAGAGCAGGATCACTGCAGGCTGCTTGAGGAGAAGGCCAACCCCCGCGGCATCGAGTGGCTGTGGAGCTCCATCACCATCCGTATGTACCTGTCGCTCATCGCCCGCAGCTTGCGACACCACACGCAGGAGGCGGCCATTGGAGCTCTCCAGAACATCACGGCAGGGAACGGAGCG GTGACGGAATCCATCGCCTACACCATCGTCCACAGGGAAAATGGCCTCCAGCACGTGAGGAAAATGTTGCAGGAGGGCGAGCGCGACGTAAAGAGGACGGCCGTGTCACTCATCAAAAACCTCTCTCGGTTCTTCAAGCTGCACCCCGATATTG TTAGGCAGGTGCTGCCAGAGGTAGTGGAGCTTCTGCCCAATAACGACACGGGGAGAGACCTTCCCTCGGACGTGACGGCGTCTCTGTGTCACATCCTCTTCAACCTGAGCCAAAGTGATGTGCAGAACGTCCGAGCCATGTTGAGCCAGGACGCCCTCCCTAAGATCTGCAACATCAGCAAGAAGGACAACGG AGCAGGTGTAGCAGCATGTCTCCTTCTGCACGCCATGTGGAAGCACAGCGATCTCCATGGGACATACAAGAAG CGCCATCTCCTGGGTCAAGCGAGGCAACTCCCAAAGCGCCTATTGAGGGTATCCAAGGTATGCTGA
- the pkp2 gene encoding plakophilin-2 isoform X2, whose product MEELFFKSALDYHRQDTDTTLALPAEPSARSSARLPSSDRSLRVQQQVQLTLARKSKRSVSNGSVHLQRSAAKIFDAADGLRPHTAVNGFGCSLSNTERVRRPSRRVEVSPAGTPETAQRHFVFNGRHFGPSTLLARSVSHRNCSPLGRSLGSQKRYALSEAPRWVRTNPSMPADGSFRFWSDASFRQRGHESGWNESGWNESAFHQSEGMAAAPRLRDVTWMSKSHRLLRLNTYPPSGNSLEADMGGRAGAELHQIQANNVSTPRSEKSPEMTLERAVNLLSQDNEYTLINAAALIQSQCFKSADARKTVYFMRGIKKLLQLLHNDEDEVQRVAAAALRNVVYQSSDNKMEVKDHAGLATILGVLKNSHDTETRRQLAGLLWNLSSHDLLKENLSREALAVLTQSVLVPSSGVSEGENPKDELLADDEVFYNATGCLRNLSSSGPDGRKAMRECENLIDSLVYYIRRTVSDYKADDKSTENCVCILHNLSYQIESELPDKYAANLLLSQEHVTPKPKAVGCFAQRSAKTKEQEQDHCRLLEEKANPRGIEWLWSSITIRMYLSLIARSLRHHTQEAAIGALQNITAGNGAVTESIAYTIVHRENGLQHVRKMLQEGERDVKRTAVSLIKNLSRFFKLHPDIVRQVLPEVVELLPNNDTGRDLPSDVTASLCHILFNLSQSDVQNVRAMLSQDALPKICNISKKDNGYGPSRAGVAACLLLHAMWKHSDLHGTYKKCGFRKADFINARTTKAVNSI is encoded by the exons ATGGAGGAGTTGTTCTTCAAGTCGGCGCTGGACTACCACCGGCAGGACACCGACACCACGCTGGCCTTGCCGGCCGAGCCCAGCGCTCGGTCGTCGGCGAGACTTCCGTCCAGTGACCGCAGCCTGCGGGTCCAGCAGCAGGTTCAGCTCACGTTGGCACGGAAGTCCAAAAGGAGCGTGTCCAACG GCAGTGTCCACTTACAGAGAAGCGCCGCCAAGATTTTCGACGCTGCGGACGGACTGAGGCCTCACACCGCG GTAAATGGCTTTGGTTGCTCTCTGTCAAACACCGAGCGTGTGCGGAGGCCGTCCAGGAGGGTGGAGGTCTCACCCGCAGGGACGCCCGAGACGGCTCAGCGCCATTTTGTCTTCAACGGCCGCCATTTCGGTCCATCCACCCTGCTCGCTCGCAGTGTGTCCCACAGGAACTGCTCCCCGCTCGGCCGCTCGCTGGGCTCGCAGAAGCGCTACGCCCTCTCCGAGGCCCCGCGTTGGGTGCGGACGAACCCCTCCATGCCCGCCGACGGGAGCTTCCGCTTTTGGTCGGACGCTTCGTTTCGCCAGCGCGGGCACGAGTCCGGGTGGAATGAGTCAGGCTGGAATGAGTCGGCTTTCCACCAGAGCGAAGGGATGGCCGCCGCCCCCCGGTTACGCGACGTAACCTGGATGTCAAAAAGTCACAGGCTTCTCAGACTGAACACGTACCCGCCATCGGGCAACAGTTTGGAGGCGGACATGGGGGGGCGAGCGGGGGCTGAGCTTCATCAGATCCAAGCCAACAATGTCTCAACTCC GAGGTCCGAGAAATCTCCGGAAATGACGCTGGAGAGGGCCGTCAACCTGCTGTCTCAGGACAACGAGTACACGCTGATCAACGCCGCCGCGCTCATCCAATCTCAGTGTTTCAAGAGCGCCGACGCAAGGAAGACG GTTTATTTCATGCGCGGCATCAAAAAGCTGCTGCAGCTGCTCCACAACGACGAGGACGAGGTGCAGCGCGTCGCTGCCGCCGCCCTGCGCAACGTGGTGTACCAGAGCAGCGACAACAAAATGGAGGTGAAGGACCACGCCGGCCTGGCCACTATTTTGGGCGTGCTGAAGAACAGTCACGATACAGAGACCAGAAGACAGCTTGCCG GCCTCCTGTGGAACCTGTCTTCTCATGACCTCCTGAAGGAAAACCTCTCCAGAGAGGCCCTGGCAGTCCTCACGCAGTCCGTACTGGTGCCGAGCTCGGGCGTTTCCGAAGGGGAGAATCCCAAAGATGAATTGCTCGCCGACGATGAGGTTTTCTACAATGCTACTGGCTGCCTCAG AAACCTGAGCTCATCTGGTCCAGATGGAAGGAAAGCCATGCGGGAGTGCGAGAACCTCATCGACTCTCTGGTCTACTACATTCGACGGACCGTGTCCGACTACAAGGCTGACGACAAG TCCACAGAGAACTGTGTGTGCATCCTGCACAACCTGTCCTATCAGATCGAGTCGGAGCTGCCCGATAAGTACGCCGCAAATCTCCTGCTATCGCAAGAACACGTGACGCCCAAGCCAAAGGCGGTCGGATGTTTCGCTCAGCGCAGCGCCAAGACCAAAGag CAAGAGCAGGATCACTGCAGGCTGCTTGAGGAGAAGGCCAACCCCCGCGGCATCGAGTGGCTGTGGAGCTCCATCACCATCCGTATGTACCTGTCGCTCATCGCCCGCAGCTTGCGACACCACACGCAGGAGGCGGCCATTGGAGCTCTCCAGAACATCACGGCAGGGAACGGAGCG GTGACGGAATCCATCGCCTACACCATCGTCCACAGGGAAAATGGCCTCCAGCACGTGAGGAAAATGTTGCAGGAGGGCGAGCGCGACGTAAAGAGGACGGCCGTGTCACTCATCAAAAACCTCTCTCGGTTCTTCAAGCTGCACCCCGATATTG TTAGGCAGGTGCTGCCAGAGGTAGTGGAGCTTCTGCCCAATAACGACACGGGGAGAGACCTTCCCTCGGACGTGACGGCGTCTCTGTGTCACATCCTCTTCAACCTGAGCCAAAGTGATGTGCAGAACGTCCGAGCCATGTTGAGCCAGGACGCCCTCCCTAAGATCTGCAACATCAGCAAGAAGGACAACGG TTACGGCCCAAGTAGAGCAGGTGTAGCAGCATGTCTCCTTCTGCACGCCATGTGGAAGCACAGCGATCTCCATGGGACATACAAGAAG tgtggcttcaggAAAGCTGATTTTATAAATGCAAGGACCACAAAGGCAGTAAACTCCATCTAG
- the rassf8b gene encoding ras association domain-containing protein 8b isoform X2, with protein sequence MVWRNEGVWMKAMELKVWVDGVQRIVCGVTEFTTCQEVVIALAQAIGRTGRYTLIEKWRETERHLAPHENPVVSLNKWGQYASDVQLILQRTGPSVSERDPSDGLARGSDRAFYRQSLPPLAKLRPSVADRSLKRREPKRKSLTFSGGARGLREIFGKSRDTEAKLAQQRGVSLNLSRVVGGGSGGSSASGSPARELGRLVQLQRDKLQVLESRLLGCEAELREWEEAGEEGCLEEELLVLEQQARRNDAEMDEEEFWQNELHIEQESERQLRQQLAELQARVRDCEAKLSEYLARIQSMESGLEQERLLQDDQLYHMINEEEVEAQLEKVTTELGMQSHHTDRLESSCRALERSLGQSGKRLQEKEQELEQLTKELRQVNLQQFIQQTGTKVTVLPAQQPAGDDDDDDDDDNNNDEDCASLRRLLPSDLRSLQSTTSSGLNPEGIYV encoded by the exons ATGGTGTGGAGGAATGAGGGCGTCTGGATGAAGGCCATGGAGCTGAAAGTGTGGGTGGACGGCGTGCAGCGCATCGTGTGTGGCGTTACCGAGTTCACCACTTGTCAGGAAGTGGTCATCGCGCTTGCTCAAGCCATCG GCCGCACAGGCAGGTACACCTTGATTGAGAAATGGAGGGAGACGGAGCGCCACCTGGCCCCCCACGAGAACCCCGTGGTGTCGCTCAACAAGTGGGGCCAGTACGCCAGCGACGTGCAGCTCATCCTCCAGCGGACCGGCCCGTCCGTCAGCGAACGAGACCCCTCGGATGGGCTGGCCCGCGGGTCCGACCGCGCCTTCTACCGCCAGAGCCTGCCCCCGCTGGCCAAGCTGCGCCCGTCGGTGGCTGACCGTTCGCTCAAGCGCAGGGAGCCCAAACGCAAGTCTCTGACCTTCAGCGGAGGAGCGAGAGGTCTGCGGGAGATATTCGGAAAAAGCCGAGATACGGAAG CCAAGCTCGCCCAGCAGCGCGGCGTGAGCTTGAACCTGAGCCGGGTCGTCGGGGGCGGCAGCGGGGGGTCCTCGGCTTCGGGGAGTCCGGCCCGAGAGCTGGGCCGACTGGTGCAGCTGCAGAGAGACAAACTGCAAGTCCTGGAAAGCCGCCTGCTGGGCTGCGAGGCCGAACTGCGGGAATGGGAGGAGGCCGGCGAG GAAGGATGCCTAGAAGAGGAGCTGCTGGTGTTGGAACAGCAGGCGAGGAGGAACGATGCCGAGATGGACGAGGAGGAGTTCTGGCAGAACGAGCTGCACATCGAGCAGGAGAGCGAGCGGCAACTCCGGCAACAGCTGGCTGAGCTGCAGGCCCGCGTACGCGACTGCGAGGCCAAGCTTTCGGAATACTTAGCACGCATTCAG AGCATGGAAAGTGGCCTGGAGCAAGAACGTCTGCTGCAGGACGACCAGCTGTATCACATGATCAATGAGGAGGAG gtggaggcccagctggAGAAGGTGACAACCGAGCTGGGCATGCAGAGCCACCACACGGATCGCCTGGAGAGCAGTTGCAGGGCATTGGAACGCTCGCTCGGCCAGTCCGGCAAGAGACTACAG GAGAAGGAGCAGGAGCTGGAGCAGCTGACCAAAGAGCTTCGCCAGGTCAACCTGCAGCAGTTCATTCAGCAGACGGGCACCAAGGTGACCGTGCTGCCAGCTCAGCAACCTgcgggggacgacgacgacgacgatgacgacgacaacaacaatg ACGAGGATTGCGCCTCTCTGAGACGCCTCCTGCCCAGCGACCTGCGCTCCCTGCAGAGCACCACATCCTCCGGACTCAACCCAGAAGGCATCTACGTTTGA